The proteins below are encoded in one region of Streptomyces sp. NBC_00490:
- a CDS encoding helix-turn-helix domain-containing protein, with product MPSESPRVSRLEPYLQRTEPAPTLLKMLVGVQLAGLREDAGMAQEQAARAVGFSPAKLSRIEAGKGRRPPTEDDVRALLDFYKTEEYEASVLLQLLRRAGEPGWWQRFDKRLMPEWFDRLVGLQEAADFIRTFEIQYVPGLLQTPAYTRAVVERGLPGAPSREVNRRVELRTKRAELLGRPDAPQLWAIVDESVLLRVLGSREIMREQLEHLITMAEQRHVVVQVVPLDATNASAPAIPVTYLRFGGLDLPDIVYLEHIRSATFLEDRDETEQYRVALDQLADDALSPRDSLDRLRETVKQRYGGQ from the coding sequence ATGCCCTCCGAGTCGCCTCGCGTCTCCCGTCTCGAGCCGTACCTGCAGCGCACCGAGCCCGCACCGACCTTGCTGAAGATGCTGGTCGGCGTGCAGTTGGCGGGCCTGCGCGAGGATGCGGGCATGGCGCAGGAGCAGGCGGCGCGGGCCGTGGGGTTCAGCCCGGCGAAGCTGTCCCGCATCGAGGCGGGCAAGGGCCGCCGTCCACCTACCGAGGACGATGTCCGCGCGCTGCTGGACTTCTACAAGACGGAGGAGTACGAGGCGTCCGTCCTGCTGCAACTGCTGCGGCGGGCCGGTGAGCCCGGGTGGTGGCAGCGTTTCGACAAACGGTTGATGCCGGAATGGTTCGACCGGCTCGTCGGGCTGCAAGAAGCGGCCGATTTCATCCGTACGTTCGAGATTCAGTACGTTCCCGGACTGCTGCAGACGCCGGCCTACACGCGCGCCGTCGTGGAGCGCGGTCTGCCCGGAGCCCCGAGCCGCGAGGTGAACCGCCGCGTGGAGCTGCGTACGAAGCGGGCGGAACTGCTGGGGCGGCCGGACGCGCCGCAGTTGTGGGCGATCGTCGACGAGTCGGTGCTGCTGCGGGTCCTGGGCAGCCGCGAGATCATGCGCGAACAGCTGGAACACCTCATCACCATGGCCGAGCAGAGGCATGTCGTCGTGCAGGTCGTCCCCCTGGACGCGACCAACGCGTCCGCACCGGCCATCCCGGTCACGTACCTGCGCTTCGGCGGCCTCGATCTCCCGGACATCGTCTACCTGGAGCACATCAGGAGCGCCACGTTCCTGGAGGACCGTGACGAGACCGAGCAGTACCGCGTGGCGCTCGACCAGCTGGCCGACGACGCGCTCAGCCCCCGAGACTCCCTGGACCGTCTGCGCGAGACCGTCAAACAGCGCTACGGGGGCCAGTGA
- a CDS encoding ATP-binding protein, whose amino-acid sequence MLPAQRAAALAPVSRPTGRSATLRLPGSSEGCAQAREFTERVLGDWGLGQCRDDALTVVSELAANAVLHGRRCDTLDDAESEVWLRLTRRTAHLVCAVTDQGDGLPHTTQAPNALSEHGRGLFIVEALAQHWGWTRHTPRYKTVWAMLPTGARLA is encoded by the coding sequence GTGCTCCCGGCACAGCGGGCCGCGGCCCTCGCCCCTGTCTCGCGCCCCACCGGCAGAAGCGCCACCCTGCGCCTGCCCGGCAGCAGCGAGGGATGCGCACAGGCCCGCGAGTTCACCGAACGCGTCCTGGGCGACTGGGGGTTGGGTCAGTGCCGGGACGACGCGCTGACCGTCGTCTCCGAACTCGCCGCCAATGCCGTTCTGCATGGCCGGAGGTGCGACACCCTCGACGACGCCGAGTCGGAGGTGTGGCTGCGTCTCACGCGCCGCACGGCCCACCTGGTGTGTGCCGTGACCGACCAGGGCGACGGACTTCCGCACACGACGCAGGCGCCGAACGCGCTCAGCGAACACGGCCGTGGCCTGTTCATCGTGGAGGCCCTCGCGCAGCACTGGGGCTGGACCCGCCACACACCCCGGTACAAGACCGTCTGGGCCATGCTGCCCACAGGGGCGCGCCTGGCATGA
- a CDS encoding SAM-dependent methyltransferase yields the protein MESGKRLSTKIDATVPTAARMYDYYLGGKDNYAVDRAACEELDKVVPSTRALALNNRSFLQRVVGTLAQEYGIRQFLDHGSGLPTQNNVHQVAQRIDPTSRVVYADNDPMVLVHGRALLDQNDRTAVIQADLRDTDGIFSHPDTQRLIDFSQPVGVLFNSVFHCIPDSDTEGPLAVVKRVTERLVPGSCLVMCQLVSEDPKVREFVTDFMDKATQGHWGRVREEKDVAQWFEGLEILEPGLVEVSTWRPDTEVAPRQLTQEWVEFGGCGRIL from the coding sequence ATGGAGTCCGGGAAGCGGTTGTCCACCAAGATCGACGCCACGGTTCCGACGGCCGCGCGCATGTACGACTACTACCTGGGCGGCAAGGACAACTACGCGGTCGACCGTGCCGCCTGCGAGGAACTGGACAAGGTGGTGCCCAGCACCCGGGCACTGGCGCTGAACAACCGGAGCTTCCTGCAGCGGGTGGTGGGGACGCTGGCGCAGGAGTACGGCATCCGGCAGTTCCTGGACCACGGGTCCGGCCTGCCCACGCAGAACAACGTGCACCAGGTGGCCCAGCGCATCGATCCCACCTCACGCGTGGTGTACGCGGACAACGATCCGATGGTTCTGGTGCACGGCCGGGCCCTGCTGGACCAGAACGACCGCACGGCCGTGATCCAGGCCGACCTGCGCGACACCGACGGGATCTTCTCCCACCCCGACACCCAGCGGCTGATCGACTTCTCGCAGCCGGTGGGCGTGCTGTTCAACTCGGTGTTCCACTGCATTCCGGACAGCGACACGGAAGGTCCGCTCGCGGTGGTGAAGCGGGTGACCGAGCGGCTCGTGCCCGGCAGTTGCCTGGTGATGTGCCAACTGGTCAGCGAGGACCCCAAGGTGCGGGAGTTCGTCACCGACTTCATGGACAAGGCCACGCAGGGGCACTGGGGTCGGGTGCGCGAGGAGAAGGACGTCGCGCAGTGGTTCGAGGGGCTGGAGATCCTTGAGCCCGGCCTGGTGGAGGTGTCCACCTGGCGGCCCGACACCGAGGTGGCGCCGCGTCAGCTGACCCAGGAATGGGTCGAGTTCGGCGGGTGCGGTCGCATCCTGTGA
- a CDS encoding SH3 domain-containing protein yields the protein MDTGVEHQFAVSPEGYLTAIFRYVSSKQGLVEAAYLVRTDRRVEPALDGQELAVARGGELRIDMTDAEPGSRLTISDIPQDEPVPSASASSCADSGDVALVLPEVSAGDSVTDTVAKLSSACLQVQYASEAADVSEGTVTRVVVPTTVPDGSVQLPPAGDGSPGPGDKVTASGRQAATIYVAAPADGASPTETSPSPSEDQEPSPSPTDPSPTGTTTVHGEASAPVRSEPNTAGTVLSTIAVGGDYPALCSRQGEEVTAHGRTSAVWVQLALQSGETGWVTATALSGDPETVVPTLCGTELGD from the coding sequence GTGGACACGGGAGTTGAACACCAGTTCGCAGTCAGCCCCGAAGGCTATCTCACCGCGATCTTCCGGTACGTCAGTTCGAAACAGGGCCTTGTCGAAGCCGCTTATCTGGTGCGGACGGACCGCCGGGTCGAACCGGCGCTCGACGGCCAGGAACTCGCGGTGGCACGGGGCGGCGAGCTCCGGATCGACATGACGGATGCCGAGCCGGGCAGCAGGCTGACGATCTCCGACATACCGCAGGACGAGCCGGTACCGAGCGCGTCGGCGTCCTCCTGCGCGGACTCCGGTGACGTCGCTCTCGTCCTGCCGGAGGTGTCCGCCGGGGACTCCGTGACGGACACCGTGGCCAAGCTGTCATCCGCCTGCCTGCAGGTGCAGTACGCCTCCGAGGCGGCGGACGTGTCGGAGGGTACGGTCACCCGCGTTGTCGTCCCCACGACTGTCCCGGACGGTTCGGTGCAGCTGCCTCCGGCCGGGGACGGGTCTCCCGGGCCGGGCGACAAGGTCACCGCGAGCGGGCGGCAAGCGGCAACGATCTACGTCGCGGCCCCCGCCGATGGGGCTTCCCCGACGGAGACCAGCCCGTCCCCGTCCGAGGACCAGGAGCCCTCCCCGTCACCGACGGATCCCTCACCCACAGGCACCACCACCGTCCACGGCGAGGCCTCCGCCCCGGTCCGCTCCGAGCCGAACACCGCCGGCACCGTGCTCAGTACGATTGCAGTCGGCGGTGACTACCCGGCGCTCTGCTCGCGTCAGGGCGAAGAGGTCACCGCCCATGGCAGGACGAGCGCGGTCTGGGTCCAACTGGCCCTCCAGAGCGGCGAGACGGGCTGGGTCACGGCCACGGCCCTCAGCGGCGACCCGGAGACCGTCGTGCCCACGCTGTGCGGAACGGAACTCGGCGACTGA
- a CDS encoding DUF397 domain-containing protein: MSSVPNGVQASSLEVRWTKSRHSNAEGNCVEVASLTGGGVAMRNSRDPHGPALIYTSAEIAAFLAGVKDGEFDDLV, from the coding sequence GTGTCATCAGTTCCGAATGGGGTGCAAGCGAGTTCACTGGAGGTCCGCTGGACCAAGAGCCGCCACAGCAACGCCGAAGGCAACTGCGTCGAGGTGGCGTCCCTGACCGGGGGAGGCGTGGCGATGCGCAACTCCCGTGATCCGCACGGACCCGCGCTCATCTACACGTCCGCCGAGATCGCGGCCTTCCTGGCCGGTGTGAAGGACGGTGAGTTCGACGACCTGGTGTGA
- a CDS encoding sensor histidine kinase has protein sequence MAQKLQAILLIPVLVALVLGGVRVKRSVDTWQTAKDAVRVAELVQAANTYASDAINERDVSVIPLVKGERDSDTVAKARKITDQDAERFDEAVARMPRTASLERRVQLVRAGEKRLAAVRANAFTASVTGVQTEESYHAVQHPLMEISNELGFGISSQATFGRTLYAISLTQAAESLIRAIGTHLLVEDRSKLAQGELQSQLASFSSYVYLEQVALQEYAGFAGTDDVARLRKALANAEVKGRQQIAAARTQAEAAGRTFVPPPSLDSMTSAIASGATATQLTERGITPATFFAASTLSFDAYRSVEVYLTGTALSEAHDIADDARDDAIVNAALVLASILLAFLLANWVARTMSTSMRRLSASAHAIAAQRLPDRLTQLTRAIPGRVDSDVEPIPITTTDEIGEVARAFDHVHREAVRLAAQQALLRANINTILGNLARRSQPLIERQLAMISDLEGREADPDQLENLFRLDHLATRVRRNGENLLVLSGESPAQQWDQPMPLVDVVRAAVSEVEQYERIQFSGIPEAQIDGRAINDLVHLLAELLENAAAFSSPHVPVHITAARLPDGRTILEIHDQGIGLPHDELADINRILADPPTVDAALSQRMGLFVVGRLADRHGIRVQLRPSHEEQGTTALVMLPQTITHRPAKEEPDADTMALVAFVDSPFTKDAPHTNDTWDNQPS, from the coding sequence GTGGCCCAAAAGCTGCAGGCCATCCTGCTGATCCCGGTCCTCGTCGCCCTCGTCCTCGGCGGCGTGCGCGTCAAGCGCTCCGTCGACACCTGGCAGACCGCCAAGGACGCGGTCCGCGTGGCGGAACTGGTCCAGGCGGCGAACACCTACGCCAGCGACGCCATCAACGAACGCGACGTCTCCGTCATCCCGTTGGTGAAAGGCGAGCGCGACTCGGACACCGTCGCCAAGGCCCGGAAGATCACCGACCAGGACGCAGAAAGGTTCGACGAGGCGGTCGCCCGCATGCCGAGAACCGCCAGCCTCGAGCGCCGGGTCCAACTCGTCCGCGCAGGCGAGAAGCGCCTCGCCGCGGTACGCGCCAACGCCTTCACCGCCAGCGTGACCGGCGTGCAGACCGAGGAGAGCTACCACGCCGTCCAGCACCCGCTGATGGAGATCTCCAACGAACTGGGCTTCGGCATCAGCAGCCAGGCCACCTTCGGCCGCACCCTGTACGCCATCTCACTCACCCAGGCGGCCGAGTCGCTGATCCGCGCCATTGGCACGCACCTCCTCGTCGAGGACCGCAGCAAGCTCGCCCAGGGTGAACTCCAGTCCCAGCTCGCCTCGTTCAGCTCCTACGTCTACCTCGAGCAGGTCGCGTTGCAGGAGTACGCCGGCTTCGCCGGCACCGACGACGTGGCCCGGTTGCGCAAGGCGCTCGCGAACGCGGAGGTGAAGGGGCGGCAGCAGATCGCAGCGGCCCGGACGCAGGCCGAGGCAGCCGGGCGGACCTTCGTCCCCCCGCCGAGTCTGGACTCGATGACCAGCGCCATCGCCTCCGGCGCGACAGCCACACAACTCACCGAGCGCGGCATCACGCCCGCGACGTTCTTCGCCGCCTCCACCCTCAGCTTCGACGCCTATCGCAGCGTCGAGGTGTACCTCACCGGCACCGCACTGTCCGAAGCCCATGACATCGCCGACGACGCCCGCGACGACGCCATCGTCAACGCAGCGCTCGTGCTCGCCTCCATCCTCCTCGCCTTTCTCCTCGCGAACTGGGTGGCCCGCACGATGAGCACCAGCATGCGCCGCCTCAGCGCCTCCGCCCACGCCATCGCCGCACAGCGGCTGCCGGACCGGCTGACCCAGCTCACCCGCGCCATCCCGGGCCGGGTCGACTCCGACGTCGAACCCATCCCCATCACCACCACGGACGAGATCGGCGAAGTCGCCCGCGCCTTCGACCACGTCCACCGCGAAGCCGTCCGGCTCGCCGCTCAACAGGCCCTGCTGCGCGCCAACATCAACACCATCCTCGGCAACCTGGCGCGCCGCAGCCAGCCCCTCATCGAGCGCCAACTCGCCATGATCTCCGACCTGGAGGGCCGGGAAGCCGACCCCGACCAGCTGGAGAACCTCTTCCGCCTCGACCACCTCGCCACACGAGTGCGCCGCAACGGCGAGAACCTCCTGGTGCTCAGCGGCGAGAGCCCCGCGCAGCAGTGGGACCAGCCCATGCCTCTCGTCGACGTCGTCCGTGCCGCGGTCTCGGAAGTGGAGCAGTACGAGCGCATCCAGTTCTCCGGCATCCCGGAAGCCCAGATCGACGGCCGCGCCATCAACGACCTGGTCCACCTGCTCGCCGAACTCCTGGAGAACGCCGCGGCCTTCTCCTCCCCGCACGTCCCGGTCCACATCACCGCCGCACGGCTGCCCGACGGCCGGACCATCCTCGAGATTCACGACCAGGGCATAGGCCTGCCCCACGACGAACTCGCGGACATCAACCGCATCCTCGCCGACCCGCCCACCGTCGACGCCGCGCTCTCCCAGCGCATGGGCCTTTTCGTGGTGGGCCGACTGGCCGACCGACACGGCATCCGCGTTCAGCTACGCCCCTCCCACGAGGAACAGGGGACCACGGCGCTGGTGATGCTGCCCCAAACGATCACCCATCGGCCGGCGAAGGAGGAACCCGACGCCGACACCATGGCCCTGGTCGCGTTCGTGGACAGTCCCTTCACCAAGGATGCCCCGCACACCAACGACACGTGGGACAACCAGCCGTCCTGA